From the genome of Triticum aestivum cultivar Chinese Spring chromosome 3B, IWGSC CS RefSeq v2.1, whole genome shotgun sequence, one region includes:
- the LOC123064959 gene encoding uncharacterized protein gives MAQPPQWKKMYQYVAIRAHDGCARVEESVAAARRVLASPLVLDTRNAAGRYTLLHSAMTHVEHASGCLSGVIFTMVVAELLALHGCGAVPSRPVAGISDLCRDRDDHDEWLALSRLEAAREHAQDALRGVEGAFTLLASVRFLLHSRTPDAAGRRQAMEEQLHAAGVELQAAVGSVANMSALAFMATQPAIRNRVQ, from the coding sequence atggcgcAGCCGCCGCAATGGAAGAAGATGTACCAGTATGTGGCCATACGGGCGCACGACGGTTGCGCCCGCGTCGAGGAAAGTGTCGCCGCCGCGCGTAGGGTGCTGGCGTCCCCGCTGGTGCTGGACACCCGCAACGCCGCGGGGCGGTACACCTTGTTGCATTCCGCCATGACCCATGTCGAGCACGCATCCGGCTGCCTCTCCGGTGTCATATTCACCATGGTGGTGGCCGAGCTCCTGGCGCTCCATGGCTGTGGTGCCGTCCCGTCGAGGCCGGTAGCCGGCATCAGCGACCTCTGCCGCGACCGCGACgaccacgacgagtggctcgctctgAGCAGGCTCGAGGCCGCCAGGGAGCACGCTCAGGACGCGCTCCGCGGGGTGGAGGGGGCCTTCACCCTCCTGGCATCCGTCCGGTTCCTGCTTCACAGTCGGACCCCCGACGCTGCCGGGCGCCGGCAAGCCATGGAAGAGCAGCTCCACGCTGCCGGCGTCGAACTCCAGGCCGCGGTAGGCAGCGTGGCCAAC